A window of the Dickeya dianthicola NCPPB 453 genome harbors these coding sequences:
- a CDS encoding ABC transporter permease: protein MASIQLEKIAFPLLRKTPRLRRYVAQPGLALAWLVLLTVTLWALFPGLFTHASPIEGVSGAQRLAPGGDYLLGNYLLGTDQLGRDLYTRIVYGSVHSLSGAVVAVSLGLVFGSLLGLLAGAVGGRLDTLVMRSVDVLLAIPGLLLALSVIILLGFGNLNAAIAVGVTSVANFTRLVRAEVLRVRRSDYVEAAFGSGGTFFGVLWRHILPNSLTSVLAFAALQFGSAILALATLSFLGYGAPPPTPEWGLLIAEGRNYLATAWWLTTFPGLLVVAVVLATNRISQSIRRSTR, encoded by the coding sequence ATGGCGAGTATTCAACTGGAAAAAATCGCCTTTCCGCTGCTGCGTAAAACGCCGCGTCTGCGCCGTTACGTCGCGCAACCCGGTCTGGCGCTCGCCTGGCTAGTGCTGCTGACAGTAACACTGTGGGCGCTGTTCCCCGGCCTGTTTACCCACGCGTCGCCGATTGAGGGCGTGTCGGGCGCGCAACGGCTGGCGCCGGGCGGCGACTACCTGCTCGGCAACTACCTGCTCGGCACCGACCAACTGGGGCGCGACCTCTACACCCGCATCGTCTATGGCTCGGTGCATTCGCTGTCCGGCGCGGTGGTAGCGGTGTCGCTGGGTCTGGTGTTCGGCAGCCTGCTGGGGCTGCTGGCAGGCGCGGTCGGTGGCCGGCTGGATACGCTGGTGATGCGTAGCGTCGATGTGCTGCTGGCCATTCCCGGCTTACTGCTGGCGCTGAGCGTCATTATCCTGCTGGGGTTCGGTAACCTGAACGCCGCTATCGCGGTGGGCGTGACCTCGGTGGCGAATTTTACTCGACTGGTGCGCGCGGAAGTGCTGCGCGTACGCCGCAGCGATTACGTCGAAGCGGCATTTGGCAGCGGCGGCACTTTCTTTGGCGTGCTGTGGCGCCACATTCTGCCCAACTCGCTCACCAGCGTGTTGGCGTTTGCCGCATTGCAGTTCGGCAGCGCGATTCTGGCGCTCGCCACCCTGAGCTTTCTCGGCTACGGCGCGCCGCCGCCGACGCCGGAGTGGGGCTTGTTGATCGCCGAAGGCCGCAACTACCTCGCTACCGCCTGGTGGCTGACCACCTTCCCCGGCCTACTGGTGGTCGCCGTGGTGCTGGCAACCAACCGCATCAGCCAGTCGATCCGGAGATCAACGCGATGA
- a CDS encoding ABC transporter permease, with product MRISYLATRLGQALLVLWAAFTLSFILLQALPGDAVLIKFMSPELGLSASQVAELRLAYGADVPLLTQYAASLSRLLHGDFGLSLQAGLPISDLLATNLPPTLLLAVLGFGAALLLAFALAFLSALTPFAWLRQLFQSAPSLLISIPTFWLGIVLIQVFSFRLGWISVINPGEWEGLILPVLTLSMPIAAPIAQVLMRSIDQVLAQPFVAVARAKGLSRRGVLWRHVARNAMLPALTLAGLLLGELIAGALVTETVFGRSGLGQLTQEAVNTQDASVLQAIVLVSATAFVAVNLLVDLLYPLLDPRLKTTPEV from the coding sequence GTGCGGATAAGCTATCTGGCGACACGCCTCGGACAGGCGCTGCTGGTGCTGTGGGCGGCATTTACCCTGTCATTCATTCTGTTGCAGGCGCTGCCTGGCGACGCGGTGCTGATCAAATTCATGAGTCCGGAGCTGGGGTTAAGCGCCAGCCAGGTAGCCGAACTGCGGTTGGCCTACGGTGCCGATGTGCCGTTGCTGACCCAGTACGCGGCGTCGCTGTCGCGCCTGCTGCACGGCGATTTCGGCCTGTCGTTGCAGGCCGGGCTGCCGATCAGCGACTTGTTGGCGACCAATCTGCCGCCGACATTGCTGCTGGCGGTGCTGGGGTTCGGTGCGGCGCTGCTGCTGGCGTTTGCGTTGGCGTTTCTCTCGGCGCTGACCCCGTTCGCCTGGCTGCGCCAGTTGTTTCAGTCGGCGCCGTCGCTGCTGATTTCCATTCCCACTTTCTGGCTCGGTATCGTGCTGATTCAGGTGTTTTCCTTCCGGCTGGGATGGATTTCGGTGATCAACCCCGGCGAGTGGGAAGGGCTGATTCTGCCGGTGCTGACGCTCTCGATGCCGATTGCCGCGCCCATCGCCCAGGTGCTGATGCGCAGCATCGATCAGGTGCTGGCGCAGCCGTTCGTGGCGGTGGCGCGAGCCAAAGGGTTGAGCCGCCGCGGCGTGCTGTGGCGTCACGTGGCGCGCAACGCCATGCTGCCGGCGCTGACGCTGGCGGGCTTGCTGCTGGGCGAGCTGATCGCCGGGGCGCTTGTCACCGAAACCGTATTTGGCCGCAGCGGGCTGGGTCAGTTGACGCAGGAAGCGGTCAACACGCAGGACGCCAGCGTATTGCAGGCTATCGTGCTGGTGTCAGCAACGGCATTCGTGGCGGTCAACCTACTGGTCGATCTGCTCTACCCGTTGCTTGATCCGCGTCTGAAAACCACCCCGGAGGTGTGA